A single window of Planctomycetia bacterium DNA harbors:
- a CDS encoding DUF502 domain-containing protein — protein MSTAFPKPEPPSANKPRPFRRAVIRGLGVVLPPLLTIVILVWIYNTVKTYVLEPVKAGTRYSVAWAVEDVRTELPNPRDTAEPNVKDSDDGRYAQLPTREYIPEKVYDVVVASGRRLGLDPPRSGFEFYQVYVEVKHLPNYVVVPVFLCVFVLVLYFFGKFLAAGIGRVFWNLFERLILQLPLVKNVYSSVKQVTDLMFSDNDIQFNRVVAIEYPRKGAWSLGFVTGEGLMDIRTAANEPMLNIMVPSSPMPLTGWTLILPRSEVIDLDMTIDQACQFLISCGVVVPQQQMVNLFEKQRPFPGLGNNGANQATTPPRALDAREPDAPPT, from the coding sequence ATGTCCACCGCCTTCCCCAAGCCCGAGCCACCATCCGCGAACAAACCGCGGCCGTTTCGCCGCGCCGTCATTCGCGGGCTGGGCGTCGTGCTGCCGCCGTTGTTGACGATTGTGATCCTGGTCTGGATCTACAACACGGTGAAGACGTACGTGCTGGAACCGGTGAAGGCGGGCACGCGTTACAGTGTCGCCTGGGCCGTCGAGGATGTGCGGACGGAATTGCCGAATCCGCGCGACACCGCGGAACCCAACGTGAAGGACTCGGACGACGGTCGCTATGCGCAGTTGCCGACGCGCGAGTACATCCCTGAGAAGGTTTACGACGTCGTCGTCGCCAGTGGGCGCCGTCTAGGGCTCGATCCGCCGCGTTCCGGCTTCGAGTTCTACCAGGTCTATGTCGAGGTAAAGCACCTGCCGAACTACGTCGTCGTGCCGGTGTTCCTGTGCGTGTTCGTGCTGGTGCTGTACTTCTTCGGCAAGTTCCTGGCCGCCGGCATCGGCCGCGTGTTCTGGAACTTGTTCGAGCGGTTGATTTTGCAATTGCCTTTGGTGAAGAACGTCTATTCCTCGGTGAAGCAAGTCACCGATTTGATGTTCAGCGACAACGACATTCAATTCAACCGTGTCGTGGCGATCGAGTATCCGCGCAAAGGCGCCTGGTCGCTGGGCTTCGTCACCGGCGAAGGCCTGATGGACATCCGCACCGCGGCCAATGAGCCCATGCTGAACATCATGGTTCCCAGTTCGCCGATGCCACTCACCGGCTGGACGCTGATCCTTCCACGCAGCGAAGTCATCGACCTCGACATGACGATCGATCAGGCCTGCCAATTCCTGATCAGTTGCGGCGTCGTCGTACCACAACAACAAATGGTCAACCTCTTCGAAAAGCAGCGGCCGTTCCCCGGCTTGGGTAACAACGGAGCAAACCAGGCAACCACGCCTCCCCGGGCGTTGGACGCACGCGAGCCCGACGCACCGCCGACGTGA